From Chryseobacterium shandongense, the proteins below share one genomic window:
- the araA gene encoding L-arabinose isomerase: protein MLTPLNTKEIWFITGSQHLYGPETLQQVAEHSAKIVEAFNASSQIPVKVVLKPTVKTTEEIFETLTAANFAKECIGIVTWMHTFSPAKMWIRGLTALQKPMLHLHTQFNQDIPWATMDMDFMNLNQAAHGDREFGFMVSRLRKNRKVVVGHWAEERVQKQIGDWSRVAAGWNDWQGAKFARFGDNMRFVAVTDGDKVEAETQFGFSVNTWGIGDLVSVINTIGDGEVKTLMEEYEASYKMAASLLSGGDNRKSLEVAARIELGLEKFLKDGNFKGFSDTFEDLHGLEQLPGIAVQRLMQKGYGFAGEGDWKTAALVRAMKTMGQGLEGGNAFMEDYTYHLNPSNPSVLGSHMLEVDPVLAADQPSCEIHPLGIGGKADPVRLVFNSRGNIDSLNAALMDFGNHFRLLINKTKALEITEELPKLPVARVLWKPLPDLYTAAEAWILAGGAHHTCYSENISAEQLEDFAEIAGIESLVIDENTKIRDFKNTLRWNEIYYR, encoded by the coding sequence ATGTTAACACCTCTCAATACCAAAGAAATATGGTTCATCACCGGAAGTCAGCATTTGTACGGCCCGGAAACATTACAGCAGGTTGCTGAGCATTCAGCTAAAATCGTAGAAGCATTCAACGCTTCCTCACAGATCCCCGTAAAAGTGGTTTTAAAACCTACCGTAAAAACAACGGAAGAAATTTTCGAAACCCTTACCGCAGCCAATTTCGCAAAAGAATGTATCGGAATCGTAACCTGGATGCATACCTTTTCACCGGCGAAAATGTGGATTCGTGGATTGACCGCTTTGCAGAAACCGATGCTGCATCTTCATACTCAGTTCAACCAGGATATTCCGTGGGCAACAATGGATATGGATTTTATGAACCTCAATCAGGCAGCGCACGGCGACAGGGAATTCGGATTTATGGTTAGCCGTCTGCGTAAAAACAGAAAAGTAGTCGTGGGACACTGGGCTGAAGAAAGAGTGCAGAAACAGATCGGTGACTGGAGCCGTGTTGCGGCAGGCTGGAACGACTGGCAGGGTGCAAAATTCGCGCGTTTTGGCGACAATATGAGATTCGTAGCCGTAACGGATGGCGACAAAGTGGAAGCGGAAACCCAATTCGGATTTTCGGTAAACACTTGGGGAATCGGAGATTTGGTAAGCGTTATCAATACCATTGGTGATGGAGAAGTGAAAACATTGATGGAAGAATATGAAGCTTCTTATAAAATGGCAGCATCGCTTCTTTCCGGTGGTGATAACAGAAAATCGCTGGAAGTTGCAGCAAGAATTGAATTAGGTTTAGAAAAATTCCTGAAAGACGGTAATTTTAAAGGTTTTTCAGATACTTTTGAAGACCTTCACGGATTAGAACAGCTTCCGGGAATTGCTGTACAAAGATTGATGCAGAAAGGCTACGGTTTTGCGGGAGAAGGCGACTGGAAAACGGCAGCCCTTGTTCGCGCCATGAAAACAATGGGACAAGGCCTGGAAGGCGGAAATGCTTTTATGGAAGATTATACGTATCATTTAAATCCGTCAAATCCTTCGGTTTTAGGTTCTCACATGCTGGAAGTAGATCCTGTTTTGGCAGCAGATCAGCCGTCTTGTGAGATTCATCCGTTGGGAATCGGAGGGAAGGCAGATCCTGTTCGTCTTGTTTTTAATTCAAGAGGAAATATCGATTCCCTTAACGCTGCTTTAATGGATTTTGGAAATCATTTCAGATTGTTAATCAATAAAACAAAAGCGTTGGAAATTACGGAAGAACTTCCGAAACTACCCGTTGCAAGAGTACTCTGGAAGCCGCTTCCGGATTTATACACCGCAGCGGAAGCATGGATTTTGGCTGGAGGTGCCCATCATACCTGCTACAGTGAAAATATCAGTGCCGAGCAGCTTGAAGACTTTGCAGAAATTGCAGGAATTGAATCGCTCGTGATTGATGAAAACACAAAAATTCGCGATTTCAAGAATACGCTTCGCTGGAATGAAATTTATTATCGTTAA